A single window of Athene noctua chromosome 1, bAthNoc1.hap1.1, whole genome shotgun sequence DNA harbors:
- the TJAP1 gene encoding tight junction-associated protein 1 isoform X2 — MSSTAPLKKPYRKAPPQHREIRHEVPIIRDDQDGVILAEQSQEPLTDAERMKLLQHENEELRRRLTYVTNKMEAMERELESGQDYLEMELGQNREELEKFKDKFRRLQNSYTASQRTNQDLEEKLHALIKKAEMDRKTLDWEIVELTNKLLDAKTTINKLEELNERYRQDCNLAVQLLKCNKSHFRNHKFADLPYELQDMVNKHLHSTQESAGPGQEATHTLAPSDVVPTSVIARVLEKPESLVLNSAKSSSGSCPMAEDVFVHVDMSGAPPDACNSAGQMGKEGGDVGKQQNGGCKPQSSVESVPEEVPAFEKLSPYPTPSPPHPMYPGRKVIEFSEDKVRIPKNSPLPNCTYATRQAISLSLVQSEDESCDRHRTLPNSPASEGRRSASSCSCQQSPKAARAHGSSQSSPFSSPPQIPSAFASSASSEEDLLANWQRMFVDKAPPTSEQVLMNRTAFSRDTAPELQKRFSRSMQELGRAASAYSDGEESAQSCSWTVSRDSSVDTDSTESRARRSQFSSDYGTDFSQDEAQKLLQESGGGTAEPGSPSPEKHKDYVDLGLPESPAEERQMLLQGSKESNQGGAQEESGEGRVKPPYSRPHRSPKRMGVHHLHRKDSLTQAQEQGNLLS, encoded by the exons ATGTCAAGCACAGCTCCATTGAAGAAGCCTTACCGCAAGGCGCCCCCGCAGCATCGTGAGATCCGCCATGAGGTACCCATCATTCGTGATGACCAGGATGGAGTGATCTTGGCCGAGCAGAGTCAG GAACCCTTGACGGATGCGGAAAGAATGAA GCTACTGCAGCATGAGAATGAGGAGCTGCGCCGACGGCTGACGTATGTTACTAACAAAATGGAGGCGATGGAGAGGGAGCTGGAGTCAGGTCAAGACTACTTGGAGATGGAGCTGGGCCAGAACCGTGAGGAGCTGGAGAAATTCAAGGACAAATTCCGTAG GTTGCAGAACAGCTACACTGCTTCCCAGAGAACCAACCAAGACCTGGAGGAGAAGCTGCATGCCCTG ATTAAAAAGGCAGAGATGGACCGCAAGACACTGGACTGGGAGATTGTAGAGCTCACTAATAAATTGCTTGATGCCAAAACCACCATCAATAAGCTGGAGGAACTCAAT GAACGCTATCGACAGGACTGTAACCTTGCAGTACAGCTGCTCAAGTGTAACAAGTCCCACTTCAGGAACCACAAGTTTGCTGAT CTTCCCTATGAGCTGCAGGACATGGTCAATAAGCATTTGCACAGCACTCAGGAGTCTGCAGGCCCTGGTCAAGAGGCAACCCACACCTTGGCTCCATCTGATGTTGTGCCCACCTCAGTCATTGCCAGAGTCTTGGAGAAACCAGAATCTCTGGTTCTGAATTCAGCCAAGTCTAGCAGTGGCAGCTGTCCCATGGCTGAAGATGTTTTTGTACATGTGGACATGAGTGGAGCCCCTCCTGATGCCTGCAACAGCGCAGGGcagatggggaaggagggaggagatgtGGGGAAACAGCAGAATGGTGGCTGCAAGCCACAGAGCAGTGTAGAAAGCGTGCCAGAGGAGGTGCCTGCCTTCGAGAAGCTAAGCCCGTACCCTACACCCTCACCTCCCCATCCTATGTACCCTGGGCGCAAAGTGATTGAGTTCTCAGAGGACAAGGTAAGGATCCCAAAGAACAGCCCCCTGCCCAACTGTACATATGCTACACGCCAGGCCATCTCCCTCAGCCTGGTACAGAGTGAAGATGAGAGCTGCGACAGGCACCGGACGCTTCCCAACAGCCCTGCTTCAGAAGGGCGCCGTTCGGCCTCCAGCTGTTCCTGTCAGCAGTCGCCCAAAGCAGCCAGGGCTCATGGCTCTTCCCAGAGCAGCCCGTTCAGCAGCCCACCTCAAATCCCCAGCGCCTTCGCCAGCTCTGCCAGCTCAGAGGAGGACCTGCTTGCCAACTGGCAGCGTATGTTTGTGGACAAGGCACCCCCCACCTCAGAGCAGGTGCTGATGAACCGCACAGCTTTCAGCCGTGACACTGCTCCCGAGCTCCAGAAGAGGTTCAGCCGCTCCATGCAGGAGCTGGGTAGAGCAGCCTCGGCTTACTCAGATGGTGAGGAGTCTGCGCAGAGCTGCAGCTGGACGGTGAGCCGGGACTCGAGTGTGGACACAGACAGCACCGAGTCCAGAGCCCGCAGGAGCCAGTTCTCCTCAGACTATGGTACGGATTTCTCCCAGGATGAAGCCCAGAAGCTGTTGCAGGAAAGCGGTGGAGGCACTGCTGAGCCTGGAAGCCCCTCACCAGAGAAGCACAAGGACTATGTGGACCTTGGCTTGCCGGAGAGCCCAGCTGAGGAGAGACAGATGTTGCTCCAGGGAAGCAAGGAGAGCAACCAAGGAGGTGCCCAGGAGGAAAGTGGAGAAGGCAGGGTCAAGCCACCCTACAGTCGGCCTCACCGCAGCCCCAAGAGGATGGGGGTCCACCACTTACATCGCAAGGACAGTCTGACACAAGCCCAGGAGCAGGGCAACCTTCTCAGCTGA
- the TJAP1 gene encoding tight junction-associated protein 1 isoform X1: MSSTAPLKKPYRKAPPQHREIRHEVPIIRDDQDGVILAEQSQEPLTDAERMKLLQHENEELRRRLTYVTNKMEAMERELESGQDYLEMELGQNREELEKFKDKFRRLQNSYTASQRTNQDLEEKLHALASLSQSWIFAIKKAEMDRKTLDWEIVELTNKLLDAKTTINKLEELNERYRQDCNLAVQLLKCNKSHFRNHKFADLPYELQDMVNKHLHSTQESAGPGQEATHTLAPSDVVPTSVIARVLEKPESLVLNSAKSSSGSCPMAEDVFVHVDMSGAPPDACNSAGQMGKEGGDVGKQQNGGCKPQSSVESVPEEVPAFEKLSPYPTPSPPHPMYPGRKVIEFSEDKVRIPKNSPLPNCTYATRQAISLSLVQSEDESCDRHRTLPNSPASEGRRSASSCSCQQSPKAARAHGSSQSSPFSSPPQIPSAFASSASSEEDLLANWQRMFVDKAPPTSEQVLMNRTAFSRDTAPELQKRFSRSMQELGRAASAYSDGEESAQSCSWTVSRDSSVDTDSTESRARRSQFSSDYGTDFSQDEAQKLLQESGGGTAEPGSPSPEKHKDYVDLGLPESPAEERQMLLQGSKESNQGGAQEESGEGRVKPPYSRPHRSPKRMGVHHLHRKDSLTQAQEQGNLLS, from the exons ATGTCAAGCACAGCTCCATTGAAGAAGCCTTACCGCAAGGCGCCCCCGCAGCATCGTGAGATCCGCCATGAGGTACCCATCATTCGTGATGACCAGGATGGAGTGATCTTGGCCGAGCAGAGTCAG GAACCCTTGACGGATGCGGAAAGAATGAA GCTACTGCAGCATGAGAATGAGGAGCTGCGCCGACGGCTGACGTATGTTACTAACAAAATGGAGGCGATGGAGAGGGAGCTGGAGTCAGGTCAAGACTACTTGGAGATGGAGCTGGGCCAGAACCGTGAGGAGCTGGAGAAATTCAAGGACAAATTCCGTAG GTTGCAGAACAGCTACACTGCTTCCCAGAGAACCAACCAAGACCTGGAGGAGAAGCTGCATGCCCTG GCCTCTCTCAGCCAAAGCTGGATTTTTGCA ATTAAAAAGGCAGAGATGGACCGCAAGACACTGGACTGGGAGATTGTAGAGCTCACTAATAAATTGCTTGATGCCAAAACCACCATCAATAAGCTGGAGGAACTCAAT GAACGCTATCGACAGGACTGTAACCTTGCAGTACAGCTGCTCAAGTGTAACAAGTCCCACTTCAGGAACCACAAGTTTGCTGAT CTTCCCTATGAGCTGCAGGACATGGTCAATAAGCATTTGCACAGCACTCAGGAGTCTGCAGGCCCTGGTCAAGAGGCAACCCACACCTTGGCTCCATCTGATGTTGTGCCCACCTCAGTCATTGCCAGAGTCTTGGAGAAACCAGAATCTCTGGTTCTGAATTCAGCCAAGTCTAGCAGTGGCAGCTGTCCCATGGCTGAAGATGTTTTTGTACATGTGGACATGAGTGGAGCCCCTCCTGATGCCTGCAACAGCGCAGGGcagatggggaaggagggaggagatgtGGGGAAACAGCAGAATGGTGGCTGCAAGCCACAGAGCAGTGTAGAAAGCGTGCCAGAGGAGGTGCCTGCCTTCGAGAAGCTAAGCCCGTACCCTACACCCTCACCTCCCCATCCTATGTACCCTGGGCGCAAAGTGATTGAGTTCTCAGAGGACAAGGTAAGGATCCCAAAGAACAGCCCCCTGCCCAACTGTACATATGCTACACGCCAGGCCATCTCCCTCAGCCTGGTACAGAGTGAAGATGAGAGCTGCGACAGGCACCGGACGCTTCCCAACAGCCCTGCTTCAGAAGGGCGCCGTTCGGCCTCCAGCTGTTCCTGTCAGCAGTCGCCCAAAGCAGCCAGGGCTCATGGCTCTTCCCAGAGCAGCCCGTTCAGCAGCCCACCTCAAATCCCCAGCGCCTTCGCCAGCTCTGCCAGCTCAGAGGAGGACCTGCTTGCCAACTGGCAGCGTATGTTTGTGGACAAGGCACCCCCCACCTCAGAGCAGGTGCTGATGAACCGCACAGCTTTCAGCCGTGACACTGCTCCCGAGCTCCAGAAGAGGTTCAGCCGCTCCATGCAGGAGCTGGGTAGAGCAGCCTCGGCTTACTCAGATGGTGAGGAGTCTGCGCAGAGCTGCAGCTGGACGGTGAGCCGGGACTCGAGTGTGGACACAGACAGCACCGAGTCCAGAGCCCGCAGGAGCCAGTTCTCCTCAGACTATGGTACGGATTTCTCCCAGGATGAAGCCCAGAAGCTGTTGCAGGAAAGCGGTGGAGGCACTGCTGAGCCTGGAAGCCCCTCACCAGAGAAGCACAAGGACTATGTGGACCTTGGCTTGCCGGAGAGCCCAGCTGAGGAGAGACAGATGTTGCTCCAGGGAAGCAAGGAGAGCAACCAAGGAGGTGCCCAGGAGGAAAGTGGAGAAGGCAGGGTCAAGCCACCCTACAGTCGGCCTCACCGCAGCCCCAAGAGGATGGGGGTCCACCACTTACATCGCAAGGACAGTCTGACACAAGCCCAGGAGCAGGGCAACCTTCTCAGCTGA